ATTCAGACACCTTATGTTACTAGATCAGTAGTAGATCATGACGGATTCCCGTCTCCCGGCCCCAAGTACTCATTTCAATTCCCATCCTTGATTTCTGGCGATATCTCCACATTTTTTCATATCATTTATAAACCTTTCTAAAAGTTGGAGAATGATGAGGGACTCCGTATAGTAGACATCTTATGAACAGTCAGGCAAATCTAGGATGAGGTCCATAAAAGCAAGTAAAGGTGGCATAGGCCAGCTAATGTGTGTTGAATATATCCACCCATTCACACATAGAACCGCAAATTATGCTAAGGCTTTAACTTTATCAAAGTTGGAAGTATGAGTAAGCTCCCCATCATTTGGCACCACTTTAAGAGGTTTGTGGGATACCATACCATTAAGGACATCATCACATCAATGCATCATGACCTTAGGAAACATAGATGATTGACCCATTTCACACTTTCACTCATTGCATTGAAACAAGATGCACATAATGATAAATATTATCCCGATGCCTTAACCGGCTTCCACCCATGGAGAGCCATAATGAATACGACGACACAGCTCCACGCAAAAGGATGAAAATTATGTTGTGAATTGTATCGACCAGCTCACCAACCGCTAATACACAATTCCAAAGGAGACACAATATAGTGAATTATTTTATTTGAGTTCATCCAGTTCGAACCAGACAACCACTTTGCTTTCATTAGACTTGCATGATAAACATTAACATGCCAGCAGACAACTCTCTGTTCTCTAAAGATCAGTGTTCATTTCTAATAATGCTTGGAAACTAGACTTGCAGCCAGGAGGACTGAATCCTCGGTCTAAACTCGGGCAATTAGAGCATAGATTTGTACCTAATTTCAGAATTTTGAAGAATTAAACGTATCATTGGACAATAAACCCGTCCCAAGTATTTACCACATGCTATGCTACATGACTCAATGTCTGAACTCACAGCAAAATCCCAGGTTTTGCAAATGAAAATATCAAGAAGAGGCCTTTTCTGTCGAGCAATTTCTCTTATAATCTCAATCAAACGTAATTTAATATTCCGTATCTGCGATCGACATTTCCTATTTACAATTACCTCACAAAATCCTACAAAATTGTAGCCTAATTTAGCAATTAACATCTACTCCCAAGTTTAGCAATTAAGCCAATTAGTAGCTTCCAAAACTATTAAAATCCTAACAACTTTCCAGTTTCCAATCAAAAACATCTCAATCACAACATTCAAACaattgacaaacaaacaaacaacaaaacaattaAATACCACAACACAATCATTAATCAAATCGCTTATCAAACATAGAAACAATTCCGAAACAAGCCTGCAACATCAACACACATCACAATCAAGAAGTTATGAGATTATGAAACTACCTGACATAATATTGAATTGAGTCTTCCTAGTATCTTTATCCAACCCAGTTGGACCAACAGCCTCGGACCAAGCAGCCAATATATTAACCCCCGGTCCAATCACATCCGGCTTCATTATCTCCGGTGTCACCATATTCGGCCCACGAGAACTAAACGCCGCCACTACAGGAGACGGTCTTACATTCAAAACCGTCCCACCAAAACTCAAAACAGCAGTTGCCCCTTTTCCATTCTTCCTAACATACTCCCTAATCACATTCCCAACCTTCATCCCAACCGCCACCGCCGGAATCAAATGCGCATCCGCCACCAATTCCTCCCCACTCGCCGCCGTATTCGCCAATATCATCCCTACCCCACCCGCTTCCTTGACCACCTCCCCCTTCTCCACCCTCGCATTTATACCCCTATCACACAACACCACCTTCCCCTTAACCATACTCGGGTCCAACGTTCCGGGTAAACACAAATTACTCGACCCGTTCCCTTTAGACCCGTATACTAACCCGACCGGTTTCCTCCCCATTCCGGGCCCACTGTAGAGCGACACTCCGATAAACTTCTTTGACCCGAGAACCGCGAAAGCGGGGAAATCACGGTCTAGAGTACCGGCACCAACGGTCATAATCCAAGGCGCGGTGTTAGCCAACGAGGCTTTGGTGGGACCACTGTTGCCAGCAGAGCAAGAGACGAAAATACCCTTTTCGACTGCAGTGAAAGCGCCGATTGCGATTGTGTCACGGAAATACGGAGCGGACCCGCCACCGAGAGAGAGTGACAGTACATCGACACCGTCTCGAATAGCCTGATCCATACCCGCAAGAATAtccgacccgaaacaacccgtCTTGAAACACACCTTATACGCTGCGACACGCGCACGGGGAGCCATCCCACGCGCTGTCCCCTCCGCGTAGCCGAGTAGACTGGCGTTGCGGACGTGTGACCCGGCTGCCGTGCTGGCAGTGTGGGTCCCATGTCCATCCACGTCACGGGGACTTAAGTCGGAGACGCCGGAGACACCGCCGGCGCCGGACGCCATCATGTATCCGTGAGAGAATGTCTTGGCCCCAATTAATTTTTTATTACATTTGACGTCGTTGTCGCATTTGCCCTTCCATCTGGAAGGAACAGGCGGCATACCGGAATCCGAAAAGCTAGCGGATTCGGGCCAAATACCGGTATCCAATACACCAATAATGACGTCAGAGGTGTCGATACCGGGTGCGGAAGTGGGTCCCGTTTCAACAGGAAGGTCGAGACCGAGAAATTCAGGAGTGCGGGTGGTGTGGAGTTGGTAAAGAGTGTCTTGGTAGACGCCGATGACGTCAGGGGAGTTACGGAGTTCTGCGGCTTGGGAAGGAGTGAGGGAGGCCGCGTAGCCGGAGTAAGCGGCGGTGTAGGCGTAGAGTAATGAATCGGAAGCGGTGTCGGTGTCAGAATCGGAGGAGGAGGAGAGGGATTGAAGGGAGGAAGAGTAGTAGTCGTGGTGCGTGTTGAAGGTGGAGGGGAGAGAGTGAGGGGATAAGTGGATAATGTAGGTTTGACGAGAGGTGGAGGAGATGAGAGGAAGGAGAGTGAGTAGGAGAAGGAGAGGGAGAGGGAGGGAGTAGATCTTGGACTCCATTGTTGTGGAGTGTGGAGGTTGGGGAGTAACTAGATTTTATGGAGAGAAAGGGGGAAAAAGAGGAGTTTAAAATGGATGAAGGGGAAGTAAAGCAGAAGAATAGAAAGGGAATTGGCAGCAATTGTTGTCGGGATTTGGGGTTGGTTTTCAGCgttttattaacatttttttgAATTGAAACAATTCGGTTGTTTCCTCAAGTTTggttttaatttaattaatcaaccGTAAATCTGCATTTGTATTCATAATTATGtaaaaattactccctccatctcagtcatttgttgtcttttagTTTTGTTACAAAgatcaagaaaaaaaaaagatgttcaATTACTAAATGATATGTGGACCAAATTAAGTGTGAAtgaccaaattgttcatcaaatgcattcctaaaatagaaaggataacaattAACTGAGAAACCTCAAGAtaaaaaaaggacaacaaatagcTGGGACAAAGGGAGTATAAAACTGTTCTATAGTGCAACCACTTCAAAAGTACAGTCGTATTTTCTCAAAGTATTCGAAGAAAAAAAACACTCAAATCTGTATCCTGAATCCGTTAAAATGTGTGTGAAAGAAGGATTGCGATCAAGCAAGGTTAGTTGTAACTAAAGATGTCTTAGCCTAGTGGAGTAGTAGCGAAGAAGGAGGTAGAATAGACAATAGGTTTCACGTTCAAAACTCGTACCTCTGATATTGTATTACCCTTGTACCTCATCCTACACCAAAAGCAAAACACAAAAATTAAGCAAGGTTGTAAGGAAAACAACCTAGATTCGTGGAGAATAGATAATCAACCGTCAAAACACCAAATCAGTAGAAAGTCCGATCGTGATCTTGACTAAACAGCTTCGTCTGTAAATAGGTAAAGTCAGGAAAATAGATAGCGTAAGCATCTCAGATATTACTCTGAGATCTATTCTAGTGAATAATTATTTATATTCTATAGTCTACATTAGGGGAAAATTCAAATTTAATGGTTTGATATTATCTTACAAAGTTACATAATTCTGATTAACCCATGAATTTGTACCCCTCTCATCCGAAGAATGAAATTTAGATCAATTATTTAGACATGTTTAATTTAGTTGAAAATTTAGCTCAACTGaattaaattttgaaaaattgaTGGATCAGACTTATTTACTTTGTACTTGATAGGAAATTATATCAAGAAGGTTAGACTTGAATCTTATTTTAATTTCTTATCCACATTATTATAACTAGTGTAgttcccgtgctatagcacggtactttttagatttattttataaagagatattatcaattaaattatttgcataaataaagtatacttttaatttaatgttataatctactaaatataatattaataagaggttgaaaaaagagtttattaccataagaaaacattttaagttaagttatttttttactattaaaaataacacaataattttataccgttacatgcaactaatttatgacattaatagTACAATTATAAGTTAGTTGTATAGTTTTATTAAAACGCGTATTGACCTTAGAACGAAAAGCAGTAAAAACTATTCCTTGTGCCGAAAAAGACAATTTacgaattattaaaataatgttttCACTTTTTTATTTCTAATAGAAAATATATAAGTGTTTTTACATCCTTAAAAAAATAGTCCATATTACTAAgacaaaaatttacataataaataactGACGATTTCTTACAAAATAGGTaacatataaatataatataaatttaaatttatacgaAATCAAGTTCACCCATCTAGCTTATAATATGACATGTAGAGTCCAAAATTATGGGCTATTAATAACTTTTACTTTAATAGATGGGATTTTTTGTCAGAAAATACCTAACATTAAGGGTAGTTTGTACCAAGGTacctaacatttttttttttgcccaaAGATACCTAATATTTACAATTTATATGTCCTATGGCACCAAATGCCTATTTCCGTTAAAAAAAAGTCAACAATCGTTAGTTGACTAACGGTTGTCCTTTACATCTTCCCTTCCAAATCTATATTTTTTTCCCTCCATTTTTGCACTTTATATATCATGTTTTCTTTCATCCTCCATTATTACTTCACTCCCAAATGTTGGTGCGGCATTCCTGGTGCTGCGAAAACTTCCAAAATCCGGGTCGAAAGTTTATAGCTGGCAAGTTTTATAATTCAGAGACGGAAAAACGAACTTCAAATTAATTGGGTAATTAAGTTGCAGTATAATTAACGCAAAAATAGGAATTAGGGAACAATATTATTTTTTTGGTGAACAATATTATTAAAGCAAGATCGtcgcaagaaaaaaaaaaacacaactcaATTGAATACAAAAAGAAAGCAAGAGGAAGCAGTAAGAAGTTGTTTACCTTGGAGATTTCAGCTTGATTATGCAATGGCAGTAAAGTGTAAGTAAAGTTTGGTAAAAGTAAGAAATAAAGAGGAGAAGCAAAGGGCCGAATGTTTGATAAGTAAACGACTGTAAAAATGTGGTAAcaattacacaaattctcattgaagacatgacatatccgtcacaagctgaagacggataccattttacctcacaatgtacccactttttctctctctgcaacactattcatgtggtcccctttctccactaacccattttgttaccattttatctcacaaaatatccgtcacaaatggtaacccgtcacaagggagaccaattgtaacaattaaaacacaagCAACTTCTACCAAGTTCCGTTAGTCAACTAACGATTGTTGACTTTTTTCAACAGAAATAGGCATTTGGTACCATACGACATATAAATTGTAAATATTAGGTATCTTTGGGCAAAAAAATAAATGTTAGATACCTTGGTACAAACTACCCTAAATGTTAGGTACCTTCTTACAAAAAACCCTAATAGATGAGATAGAAAAAGTGGGCTACGTATAAGGTACACAATTTACAATCCATTAAATCTTGTTGTGTTAATAGTATTCAGATAAATAGGCCCAATTAAGAAGAAGTttctttaggcgggaaaactaagagaatttgtattctcttagtagtagggggattaaAATCCATAAAAGAATTAGGACTTTTACTCAACCCTTCTAAAATCCTTCATTGTGCATCAAAGTATTAAGCTAATGTCAAATGTATGTTGATAATAATTACATTTAAAGCAATTTGTTTGAGTATCTAAACATGCAAAAATGACTTTTAATAAAGAGATGAATTAAGTAGTAAACAATCACGATAACTTAATCTACCAACTCACTCTGTCATAGTGAATGTATGTTGTGAAAGACTGAGTTTACATAAAGACATGAAACTTATTCATTGCTTTATATTTTAAAACAATTAGTTTAATTCATGTCAAAATTATGTTGTGGAAATTCATATCTTGTGACATTGATAAACTTGTTATTACTGTGATAATTGTAAAACTGAGTAATGGGAGTCTTTGCACAaccttttttttctattttttcgtaTGAATGAATGTACATAATCACCAATTTATATGGAGGTACTCATATAATACCCTAGGATGATGGTAGGAAGAAGACAAAGTCCTTTGTACAACATTCTAACTACATGTCACATATGTAATTATGTATGTACATTCAACTTACCCTTGTACTATCCTTACTTAGGGGACAAGTAATACATTCTCATTTCTTACTTGGTGGATAAGAgcacccacaatagagaggattgaTCATCCTCTTAGACCATCCACAATAAAGAGGATGAGAGATCCTCTTAACACTCTCTTTCCTCTAAAGGACATCCTCTCTATTATGAGgtacttcctccattctcatTTAATGTACCCATTTTCCTTATTGGGCCATTTCACTTTGATGTACCCATTTcatttctttctatttttgggTATGATAAATGACCATATTGTCCTTGTTACTTATCCATATTTACATAAAATGCCATCAATTAACACTACTAATTTTCTTATTAACCTAATCTATTTTACTAATAACTCCCTCCCTTTTTTTTCCCACCATATTTTCCATATATACCCAAATCTTTCCCATATTTAAATCACTCTCTCTCACCTCTCATCATTAATTCTCTCATCCGTCCCCCTCTATTCTCTAGATCCTTCCATTGAAAACCCTAAACAACTCCTTCTCTCATTGCGCCGTTTGCTGCCTCTCACATTCTCATCCTTCCATTCTTTCTagatctttctctctctctctctctctctctctctctctctctctctctctaatttCAGACCTCTCACATTCTTCATCCTCTTTGATTTTTGATTAATCTCTCATTATGTCTACAAAAAAACTTGTCATCAAATCACAAATCTGGAACTTCTTATCATGCATCGCTTGATCATTGTTTATATTTACCAGGTTTGGGTCATGTTGCTCCTAATACATACTCGGGTTACGGGAGCCTACTTGATTCTGACCTCGACGACGATAACGAGGCTACATCGGCGTTTAACGCCGATGTGTAAATACTTTTGTCCCCAGTTCGGTGATTGAGTCCATCCCCATTATGTTCGAAAGTTGATGATGTTCTTGCATGTGGTAGATCTGGTGATTTATCACCAAGTTCGAGGAGATTCAACCAGTTGATTGAACGAAGCGTAGAGAggcaaaagaaaagggaagaaaagagagGTAATTTTTGATAATTGTTGCTGCATGTGGTAGATCTTTTTAATTTTATACCATAACCTTTTCTTTAATTGAATAATAACGGGTTGTTTTTGTTATGTGCTTGTAGATGTCCCTGATATATTAGTCGATGAGGTTGTTGAGGAGAAACTCATGTCGGGGGAAAGTCAGAGATCGGCTGATTTGTCACCAAAGTCAAAGGGGTTCAAAAGATTTTGTGATAAATACTTACATAAGGGGAAAAAAACTTGATCACAAGGGAGGTTCTTTTCCAACACTTCTTTTCCATAATTGTTGTTTTCTGGTTTTTTGCTGTTTTCTGGGTTTTTGCTGTTTTCTGGGATTTTTGCTGTTTTCTGTGTTTTTCTGCTGTTTTCTGGGATTAATGCTGTTTTCTGTTTTTCTGCTGTTTTACGGGTTTTCGCTGTTTTTTTCGGGATTAATGcggttttttttctttgttttacgggttttttgctttttattttttttcatttttcgggattaatgttgtttttgttttttcacGTTTTTCGGGTTTTCATTGTTTTTGGGATTTTACGGGATTTGATTAGGACAATTTCGGGTATTCTCATTGTTTTACGGTGTTTGTAATACTTGGGTTTTCTGTTGATTCTAATGAATTTTCTGAGTTTTGCTCAGTTGGCTGATTCATTATGATGTACCCATTTCCTTCTATGACACAATCCTACACTAAACCTCAATGAAAGTCCTAAAGTGACTGAGAGGTTAAGTTAATGTTCTTTGATTGTCACAAATATCGATATAAACCTAAAATAAGTGCTCCATGTTGTTGCCACTAATGTCATTATGTGATGTAGCCATGTTGAGTTACACTTCATCTTAGGTTTTTATGATTAATGACCCATATTTGATGCCACCAAGGGTTTTTTCATGTTGAGGCAAATTTACTGAGTTTCCATGTTATGTTGCCCTTGATGAGGCACTTATATGTGGTCAAGTTACTCAATGAGGAAAACTTGCTTGCTGAGAGTAACAATGCAATGAACATTAAACTTAAATACTTCTAGCCATTTGCATTTCCAAATTGATTGCTTACATAGTTCATTTGTCAACAAACCGATCTTACATACTTCACCAAAATGGACCATTACTATGTTGCTTAGTTTCTGATATTTGGCTTGACAAACAATCATGTCAAAAAGATCCATGATGATTGTTTGTCATACCAAACACCTAATTGGGTTTTCTCAAAATGGGACTTCAATACCTAGGTCTAACATGAGTTGATCTAATTCACCTATACATCCACAAGTAATTAAAAGCGAATACACTCCTTCACCAATTCTTCATCGACTTGTAAATCTCTAGGAAGTGTCCCTTGTCTTCTTTGTCTTTGCTTTGGCCAAGTGTGGTAGTGGGTAATCATTATGcccttttttttcattatttcaaCCATACAAGCTTGCAAGCTTAGCCAAACATTGTCTAGTGTTAATCTTTCGCTTCATATGCTTCGTGACACTTGTGACCAACTCATCAACTGTCATGGCTGGATTTTCATCTTGTAGTGATTGTATTGACCTAAAGAAACCTAAATCTAAGATGTTTAGGTCGGGAGAGTTGGTGGTTGTTGTGTTAACTCGATATTAAACCCATTTGATGTGGTCGCCTCCATGAAATCTTTATCTTTCCCATTAAAATGAGGCTTTGCATTATCTTGTTGAATGCTTATGTTCTTACTTTCGATGTTGGCCATTTTGTTTAATGGTGGAATAACTTTGTTGATAAATGCTTCTTTTGTGACTTTCTTGGTGATTGATTCAACTGGTTTTGTCACCGGTGTTCAAACCTCTCTATTTTTGCTTCTCCTTTTAGTGGTTCTTGGAATGTAAATGGCCATATACCTATTTTGCCATCAAATAGAACTTCACCATTCTCCTTGTAAGTCGGCCTTGAATCGCAGCCCAAAAACATTACCTTTGTAATGTATCTCTTGCTCTTACAACTCCTATATGGGAGTGCTTCATTCTTTGCCTATGTAGTACCTACACATTGGATTTGTCATATAGAACCACTTTTCATCTATGTGAATAATACATCCCATGTCCTTAAACATTACACACCTCAAGATTCTATCAAAGACTAATTTACCCAACACAAAATGTAACCTAATGATCTTGTGATCTTCACTCAATTTGGATGTATAGAGTTTGTGTGAGATTTAATGATACCTTCCTTTACCCATCTATGGCAGGTAGATGGTGAATGACCTATAGCCTTGCCCAACCTCTTCAAAGTTGTTCTCTTTGATTTATGAAGTGCCATGATGACCTCTATTGGACAAGGTACCCTTGCTTTACCCTTCTTGCCTTTAATTTTACTCCTTACATTGATAGGCACTTCATGTTCCCTCTGTCTTTTAGCTGCTGTCCATATCTGAAAAATGCATTTCCTTGTGACATTGAATTTTTCTGCAACTTCATTCATCATCCCATGTCGTGGTTTCCCGTTTTTGCAGCTCTCAAACAGAAGGCACACAACCCTATGCCTCTCATCGTCACTCAAGTTCGGTTTTTTCATAGTGTAAACTCagattttgtaattttttttctaaaagaAGTTGTTGTAATGTTGCTGTAATTTTTTCAGCTGTAATTTTTTTTGTAGAAGTTGTTGTAATGTTGCTGTAATTTTTGGTTTTGAGGAGGTTTTTCTTACTTTGGCAGTGTAATTTGTTAGGCTCAATGCTTTATGTAATCCTATTTAGCCTAAGTCTAATGATGTGATGTATTTTGGTGGGAAatttaaaactttcattttccCCCTCATTTTGTAAAATATCTTTTCCCACACATTTTTCCCTCTCTTTTTCTGGAAACCAGGTAATCTGATTTTTGGTGGGAAGATTAACACATACCCCACCACTAAATAGATGTACTTTATTTGATAATTAAACACACATTTTACTTCTAATCTTTATGCATTGGTTTTTGATCCAAAAGTAAATGGGAACATCATTatagaatggaggaagtacatgTTAGATGCCCTCTTAGCAAGAGGAAGATGCTTACTTCCTCTAGTTTTAGAGGAAACTAGAGGAAAGCTTACCTTGGCCCTAGTGCCTACCAACCAATCACTATTTGtcttttacctaataatacttttgtttttttcttttttaaaattttagagaTTATTTAAAGTATAAGAGATAATGTAAgaggatcctctctattgtggggaAAATTAATGAAAGAGGATGGTGATGGTGAGAAATGAGGTGAATGAAAGAGAAAATGAGGTgtcaaaaaaatagaaagaaagagaaaaattaAGAGGAAGATAACATACTCTCTATTGTGGATGCTCTTAACCCTCTCTCTCTTCTAAGAGGACATTCTCTCTATTGTAAGACATATGTTACATGTCCTCTTAGTAAGAGGAAGATGGTTACTTCGTCTACTTTTAGAGGAAAGTAGAGGAAAGTAAACATTGACCCTAGTGCGCACTAACCAACCATTATTTTCTTTGTgtctaataatttatttatttgtcaaaTATGAGATTATTTAAAGTAAGATTAATAATTTAAgaggatcc
This sequence is a window from Silene latifolia isolate original U9 population chromosome 8, ASM4854445v1, whole genome shotgun sequence. Protein-coding genes within it:
- the LOC141597136 gene encoding subtilisin-like protease SBT1.8 translates to MESKIYSLPLPLLLLLTLLPLISSTSRQTYIIHLSPHSLPSTFNTHHDYYSSSLQSLSSSSDSDTDTASDSLLYAYTAAYSGYAASLTPSQAAELRNSPDVIGVYQDTLYQLHTTRTPEFLGLDLPVETGPTSAPGIDTSDVIIGVLDTGIWPESASFSDSGMPPVPSRWKGKCDNDVKCNKKLIGAKTFSHGYMMASGAGGVSGVSDLSPRDVDGHGTHTASTAAGSHVRNASLLGYAEGTARGMAPRARVAAYKVCFKTGCFGSDILAGMDQAIRDGVDVLSLSLGGGSAPYFRDTIAIGAFTAVEKGIFVSCSAGNSGPTKASLANTAPWIMTVGAGTLDRDFPAFAVLGSKKFIGVSLYSGPGMGRKPVGLVYGSKGNGSSNLCLPGTLDPSMVKGKVVLCDRGINARVEKGEVVKEAGGVGMILANTAASGEELVADAHLIPAVAVGMKVGNVIREYVRKNGKGATAVLSFGGTVLNVRPSPVVAAFSSRGPNMVTPEIMKPDVIGPGVNILAAWSEAVGPTGLDKDTRKTQFNIMSGTSMSCPHISGLAALLKAAHPEWSPSAIKSALMTTAYNHDNTQAPLRDAADGSLSNPWAHGAGHVDPHKAMSPGLVYDLSTNDYIAFLCSLQYSPVHLQTVTKRPNITCSTKLSDPGQLNYPSFSILFGKSRVVRYTRELTNVGSPNTLYQVHADAPPNVGVKVRPTQLYFRSVGEKKKYTVSFSAKKGMVPPPSKSGFGSILWFSKKSQVRSPVSFTWDAIL